One genomic window of Sphingopyxis sp. OPL5 includes the following:
- the hisD gene encoding histidinol dehydrogenase, which yields MRRLDASEPGFAAAFDALVNDRRESDSDVSADVAAIIARVKAEGDSALADYTAKFDRFDLDASGWSISKEECAAAYDALAPELRDALNLAADRIRAYHAAQLPEDRDYRDAAGARLGARWNAVDAAGVYVPGGRAAYPSSVLMNIIPAKVAGVGRIVMMTPTPGGEVNPVVMAAAHIGGVDEIWRIGGAQAVAALAYGTDRIAPVDVVTGPGNAWVAEAKRQVYGVVGIDMVAGPSEIVVVADNRNAPHVIAADLLSQAEHDPTSQSILFTDDAAFGEAVAAAVAEVIPTLATARTMEASWADNGAVIVVSTLAEAIPLCDRLAPEHLELAVDADVADALFAKVRHAGSVFLGRHTPEAIGDYVAGPNHVLPTGRRARFSSGLSVGDFMKRTSFLALDESALAAIGPAAVALAGAEGLPAHALSVQNRLN from the coding sequence ATGCGGCGGCTTGATGCCTCCGAACCCGGTTTCGCGGCCGCGTTCGATGCGCTCGTCAACGATCGGCGCGAAAGCGATTCCGACGTGTCGGCCGACGTCGCGGCGATCATCGCGCGGGTGAAGGCCGAGGGCGATTCCGCGCTCGCCGATTATACCGCGAAGTTCGACCGCTTCGATCTCGACGCGAGCGGGTGGAGCATTTCGAAGGAAGAATGCGCAGCGGCTTACGACGCGCTCGCACCCGAACTGCGCGATGCGTTGAATCTCGCGGCCGACCGCATCCGCGCCTATCATGCTGCGCAGTTGCCCGAGGATCGCGACTATCGCGACGCGGCGGGAGCGCGGCTCGGCGCGCGCTGGAACGCGGTCGACGCGGCGGGGGTCTATGTTCCCGGCGGACGCGCGGCCTATCCCTCGTCGGTGCTGATGAACATCATTCCCGCCAAGGTCGCCGGGGTCGGGCGGATCGTGATGATGACCCCTACCCCGGGCGGCGAGGTCAATCCGGTGGTGATGGCCGCGGCGCATATCGGCGGGGTCGACGAAATCTGGCGGATCGGCGGCGCGCAGGCGGTCGCGGCGCTCGCCTATGGCACCGACAGGATCGCGCCGGTCGATGTCGTCACCGGCCCCGGCAACGCCTGGGTCGCCGAGGCGAAGCGGCAGGTCTACGGGGTCGTCGGCATCGATATGGTCGCGGGGCCGAGCGAGATCGTCGTCGTCGCCGACAATCGGAATGCACCGCATGTGATCGCCGCCGATCTGCTCAGCCAGGCCGAACATGATCCGACGAGCCAGTCGATCCTGTTCACCGACGATGCCGCGTTCGGCGAGGCGGTGGCGGCGGCGGTCGCCGAGGTCATTCCGACGCTGGCAACCGCGCGCACGATGGAAGCGAGCTGGGCCGACAATGGCGCGGTGATTGTCGTGTCGACCCTCGCCGAGGCGATCCCGCTCTGCGATCGACTGGCGCCCGAACATCTCGAACTCGCGGTCGATGCCGATGTTGCCGATGCGCTGTTCGCCAAGGTCCGCCACGCGGGGTCGGTCTTCCTCGGTCGTCATACCCCCGAAGCGATCGGCGATTATGTCGCGGGTCCCAACCACGTCCTGCCGACCGGACGCCGCGCGCGTTTCTCGAGCGGGCTGTCGGTCGGCGACTTCATGAAGCGCACCAGCTTCCTCGCGCTGGACGAATCGGCGCTGGCTGCTATTGGCCCCGCTGCCGTTGCGCTCGCGGGCGCCGAGGGGCTGCCCGCCCACGCGCTCAGCGTCCAGAACAGATTGAATTGA
- a CDS encoding DUF1465 family protein, whose amino-acid sequence MNRGVSELATIGLPVRRAQVENLYVEAMVLADEAHTAFAAARDLGVVGVGGTRDSLLQIGLACESLKTTTRLMHIIAWLLHRRAMIGGDPGAGPNDSAARIGEPVVADWDICVRFDDPVRRIIAASERLFERIAAIEAGWDAPVAAPPVQAMLARLEARL is encoded by the coding sequence ATGAACAGGGGCGTTTCAGAATTGGCGACGATCGGCCTGCCGGTGCGGCGTGCCCAGGTCGAAAATCTCTATGTCGAGGCGATGGTGCTGGCCGACGAAGCGCACACCGCCTTCGCCGCCGCGCGTGACCTGGGGGTGGTCGGCGTCGGGGGCACGCGTGACAGCCTGCTTCAGATCGGGCTTGCCTGCGAATCGCTCAAGACGACAACACGGCTGATGCACATCATCGCCTGGCTGCTCCATCGCCGCGCGATGATCGGCGGCGATCCCGGAGCCGGGCCGAACGACAGCGCGGCGCGCATCGGCGAACCCGTCGTCGCCGACTGGGATATCTGCGTCCGGTTCGACGACCCCGTCCGCCGGATCATCGCCGCGAGCGAGCGCCTGTTCGAACGCATTGCGGCGATCGAGGCCGGATGGGACGCGCCGGTCGCCGCGCCGCCGGTGCAGGCGATGCTGGCGCGGCTGGAGGCGCGGCTTTGA
- a CDS encoding YdcH family protein gives MNMSHLSALKSRHADLDAKIANEERRPAPDVGLLAQMKKQKLKIKEELFANG, from the coding sequence ATGAACATGTCGCACCTTTCCGCCCTGAAGTCCCGTCACGCGGACCTCGATGCGAAAATTGCGAATGAAGAACGGCGACCGGCCCCCGATGTGGGCCTGCTGGCGCAGATGAAAAAGCAGAAGCTGAAAATCAAGGAAGAGCTGTTCGCGAACGGCTAA
- the hisG gene encoding ATP phosphoribosyltransferase — translation MPEPIIFAIPKGRILDEALPLLAKVGIEPAADFFDPKSRALVFATNQPHVSLIRVRAFDVATFVAHGAAQLGIVGSDVIDEFDYSELYAPVDLGIGHCRLSLAGPADSAPPGLGSSHIRVATKYPATTRRWFAAQGIQAECIKLNGAMEIAPKLGLASHIVDLVSTGRTLVENALAEQTIISEVSARLIVNRAAFKLRSAEVPALVERFRQAVGDAAA, via the coding sequence ATGCCCGAACCCATCATCTTTGCCATCCCGAAAGGGCGGATTCTCGACGAGGCGTTGCCGTTGCTGGCCAAGGTCGGCATCGAACCGGCTGCGGACTTCTTCGATCCGAAGAGCCGCGCGCTGGTGTTCGCGACCAACCAGCCGCATGTCTCGCTGATCCGGGTGCGCGCCTTCGATGTCGCGACTTTCGTCGCGCATGGCGCGGCGCAGCTCGGTATCGTCGGCTCGGACGTGATCGACGAGTTCGATTACAGCGAGCTTTACGCGCCGGTCGACCTGGGCATCGGCCATTGCCGCCTGTCGCTTGCCGGGCCGGCGGACAGCGCGCCGCCGGGACTGGGGTCGAGCCATATCCGCGTCGCGACCAAATATCCCGCGACGACGCGCCGCTGGTTCGCCGCGCAGGGCATCCAGGCCGAATGCATCAAGCTGAACGGTGCGATGGAGATCGCGCCGAAGCTGGGGCTCGCGTCGCACATCGTCGATCTGGTTTCGACCGGACGAACTTTGGTCGAGAACGCGCTCGCCGAGCAGACGATCATCAGCGAGGTGTCGGCGCGGCTGATCGTCAACCGCGCCGCGTTCAAGCTGCGCTCGGCCGAGGTGCCGGCGCTGGTCGAACGGTTCCGTCAGGCGGTGGGCGATGCGGCGGCTTGA
- a CDS encoding YdcH family protein → MNPDEISQRLELLRIEHRDLDAAIAALGVTVVPDQLQLARLKKKKLRLRDEIAWCEDQLIPDIIA, encoded by the coding sequence GTGAACCCCGACGAGATCAGCCAGCGCCTCGAACTTCTTCGTATCGAGCATCGTGACCTCGATGCGGCGATCGCCGCGCTCGGCGTGACGGTGGTTCCCGACCAGCTGCAACTGGCTCGACTCAAAAAGAAAAAGCTGCGGCTGCGCGACGAGATCGCGTGGTGCGAGGACCAGTTGATCCCCGACATCATCGCCTGA
- the dksA gene encoding RNA polymerase-binding protein DksA produces the protein MPTQTADIGADALREAKSNLDTDYVPRDDEPFMNERQQDYFRGLLVAWKRSILSESESTLAQLQDGPLREPDLADRASSETDWAIELRTRDRQRKLISKIDSAIRRLDEGEYGYCAVTGEPISLARLQARPIATMTLEAQERHERNERISRED, from the coding sequence ATGCCGACACAGACCGCCGACATTGGCGCCGACGCGCTCCGCGAAGCCAAATCCAACCTCGATACGGACTATGTCCCCCGCGACGACGAGCCGTTCATGAACGAACGGCAGCAGGATTATTTCCGCGGCCTTCTGGTCGCCTGGAAAAGGTCGATCCTGTCCGAATCCGAATCGACGCTTGCCCAGCTTCAGGACGGTCCGCTGCGCGAACCCGACCTGGCCGACCGCGCGTCGAGCGAAACCGACTGGGCGATCGAACTGCGAACCCGCGACCGCCAGCGCAAGCTCATCTCGAAGATCGACTCGGCGATCCGCCGCCTCGACGAGGGCGAATATGGCTATTGCGCGGTGACCGGCGAGCCGATCTCGCTTGCGCGGCTCCAGGCACGCCCGATCGCGACGATGACGCTCGAGGCGCAGGAACGCCACGAGCGCAACGAGCGGATCTCGCGCGAGGACTGA
- a CDS encoding DUF2332 domain-containing protein, which translates to MSERLQPMELGDTGADAVRGAFANQVLYCRANDAPVTARIVAAIATLLGAPASGFARRIAEWQGPPLADALPLRAAGGLHALHLAGIAHELAPIYADAEGINDAAIIAGTVQRHEAALLPWLDGPPQTNEAGRSSNFIAAMLWLAEQGLPPHFQCLEIGSSAGINLMLARYHYDLAGVQVGPLPGAMAFTPEWRGRHPPQHKIEIAGTKGCDVAPVDLSDPAQALRLKAYIWPEHHIRFARMEAAIAAATAQKPDIVHSNAADFVEAELAKPQAAGTTRVLMHSIVWQYVPADQQARVTAAMEAAGARATADRPLAWIALEANRTVHHHELVVRHWPGDGAPKMLGRAHAHGAWIEWLAG; encoded by the coding sequence ATGAGCGAGCGACTCCAGCCGATGGAACTCGGCGACACCGGCGCCGACGCGGTACGCGGCGCCTTCGCCAACCAGGTGCTTTATTGCCGGGCCAACGACGCGCCGGTGACCGCGCGCATCGTCGCCGCGATCGCGACCCTGCTCGGCGCGCCCGCGAGCGGATTCGCGCGGCGGATCGCCGAATGGCAGGGTCCGCCGCTCGCCGATGCCCTGCCCCTGCGCGCCGCGGGCGGGCTGCATGCGCTGCACCTCGCGGGGATCGCGCACGAACTCGCCCCCATCTATGCCGATGCCGAAGGGATCAACGACGCCGCGATCATCGCGGGCACGGTGCAGCGGCACGAGGCGGCGCTCCTCCCCTGGCTCGACGGCCCGCCGCAGACCAACGAGGCGGGGCGCTCGTCAAACTTCATCGCCGCGATGCTCTGGCTGGCCGAACAAGGCCTGCCGCCGCATTTCCAGTGCCTCGAAATCGGGTCGAGCGCCGGGATCAACCTGATGCTCGCGCGCTATCATTATGATCTCGCGGGCGTGCAGGTCGGGCCTTTGCCCGGCGCGATGGCCTTCACCCCCGAATGGCGTGGGCGCCATCCGCCACAGCACAAGATCGAGATCGCGGGCACCAAGGGGTGCGACGTCGCCCCCGTCGACCTCAGCGACCCGGCGCAGGCGCTGCGTCTGAAAGCCTATATCTGGCCCGAGCATCATATCCGCTTCGCACGCATGGAGGCCGCGATCGCCGCCGCGACCGCGCAGAAACCCGACATCGTCCACAGCAATGCCGCCGATTTTGTCGAGGCCGAACTCGCGAAACCGCAGGCCGCGGGCACGACGCGCGTCCTGATGCATTCGATCGTCTGGCAATATGTCCCCGCCGATCAGCAGGCGCGCGTCACCGCGGCGATGGAGGCCGCCGGCGCCCGCGCCACCGCGGACCGCCCGCTCGCCTGGATCGCGCTCGAAGCGAACCGCACCGTGCACCATCACGAACTGGTGGTGCGCCACTGGCCGGGCGATGGCGCACCGAAGATGCTCGGCCGCGCGCACGCCCATGGCGCATGGATCGAGTGGCTGGCCGGCTGA
- a CDS encoding PilZ domain-containing protein — translation MPTSIDEEVAALSRSADRDSLFMQARVAMAGKPEPILVRVRNLSAGGMLAESPISVVQGAVVEIELRNVGHVPGRIVWTGDKKFGIAFDRAVNPQAVRRDVAPQKEDVPPTLAGLRLNKGRPPIRPR, via the coding sequence GTGCCGACATCGATAGACGAAGAAGTGGCGGCGCTGTCGCGCAGCGCCGATCGGGACAGCCTGTTCATGCAGGCGAGGGTGGCGATGGCCGGAAAACCCGAACCGATTCTTGTCCGCGTTCGCAATCTGTCGGCGGGCGGCATGCTCGCCGAAAGCCCGATTTCGGTCGTGCAGGGTGCGGTGGTCGAGATCGAACTGCGCAATGTCGGACATGTGCCCGGGCGCATCGTATGGACCGGCGACAAGAAATTCGGGATCGCCTTCGACCGCGCGGTCAATCCGCAGGCGGTGCGCCGCGACGTGGCGCCGCAAAAGGAGGATGTGCCGCCGACGCTGGCCGGCCTTCGTTTGAATAAGGGCCGACCGCCGATCCGTCCGCGCTGA